The following nucleotide sequence is from Candidatus Thermoplasmatota archaeon.
GCTCCTGCGCGAGGTCCTCTCGAGCGGATCGGTCCTCGTGCTCCTCGGCGCCCTCGCGATCGGCTGGGCGACGGGCGAGCGCGGCATGGCGAGCGTGGGCGGCGTCCTCGTCGGTCCTTTCCAGGGTCTCCTCGCGATCTTCCTCCTCGACATGGGCCTCCTCGTCGTGCGGCGCCTGCGCCAGAGCCGCAACCTCTCGTGGAGCGGCGTGGCCTTCGGCCTCTACATGCCGATCCTCGGCGCCCTCCTCGGCCTCGCCGCCGCGCGCGCGCTCGGCCTCGACGCGGGCGACGGGACCCTCCTCGTGGTCCTCGCCGCAAGCGCGAGCTACATCGCGGTGCCCGCGGCCCTGCGCCACGCGCTTCCCGCCGCCGACCCGAGCGTGTACGTGACGCTCTCCCTCGCCGTCACCTTCCCGTTCAACATCGTCCTCGGAATCCCCCTCTACCACGCGGCCGCCGGCGTCCTCCTCGGCGGCGGAGGCTGACACCATGGAGCTGCACACGCGCAAGAAGGTCGAGATCGTGATCGACGCCGCCGCCCGCGAGCGCGTGCTCGCGATCATCCGCGAGGCCGGCGCGAAGGGCTACACCATCGTCCCGCGCGTCGAAGGGCAGGGCCACCGCGGACTCCGCAGCGGCCACGACATCTTCGACCCGGCCCGCAACGTCCGCATCACCACCGTCGCGACGCAGGCGGTCGCGGAGCGCATCCTCCGCGACGTGCTCGTCGTCCTCGAGAAGCACGCGGGCATCGCGTACCTCTCGGACGTGCAGGTCGCGGGCGCGGACTACTTCTGACGCGCACGTCCTCGCGCCCGGGGCATAGCTTTTATAGGGGCAGTGCATTTGTCGCCTTCGCCGCCCGGGCCTCCCGGCGCGCGCCGCGCGGGTTTTCCCGAGCGTTTCCTCACGGGCCAGTACCCTAGCCAGGTCAAGGGGCGAGACTCTTAATCTCGTCGCCGCCGGTTCGAATCCGGCCTGGCCCGCTTCTCCGGCCACCGGAGGTGGCCGATGATCGGGCGTGGCCGGGTTGGCGCTTTTCCGTGAACGCTTTTGCGGCGCGAAGCGGCGCGAAAAGGGTTCGTTCGGATCCGGCCTCGCGGGGATGATTCCGCGCCTTTGTCCAATCCTCCGCCGGTCGAGCGTCGCGAAGGGGGGTGCGTCTCACGTCCGCGCGGGTCGATACCGCTCACGGCCCGCCCCTGCGCTGCGGTTCGGCGTCGTCGCTCGAGAGCCACTCCGCACCCGCGGCGTCAGACGCGCGCGATGGGGACCGATCGATCGGTCGCCTCGAAGGACGTGGCCCGTACAGTCTTACGCTCTAGAGCCGGGCCCTCGATCCATTCGCGCGAACGGAGCTTCCGCGCCGAGATATGAGGATTCAGTGCCTGACGGGCGTGAGGTTAGGCATGAAACTGAAACTCCTGGTCACGCTTGTCGCCGCAAGCGCGCTCGCCCTCGTTCCGACCGCCGCCGCCGCGACGCCCTACTCGGAGGGCTTCGAGTCCGGCGCCGCGAAGCTCTGGACCCTCACGGGCCTTTGGAACGTCAACGACTGCATCGCGGCCTCCGGCACGTATGCGCTCGTCTACAACGTGCACCCCCAGTGCAACTACGACGTCGGCTACAGCAACGGCGCGGCGACGACGCCCCCGATCGTGGTCCAGGGTCCGTCCTCGCTGAACTTCGAGAGCTACATCCAGACCGAACAATGGTGCGGCGCCTACGACGTTGCGCACGTCCTCGTGTCCGTCAATGACGGCCCGTACAACGTCGTCCTCAACAACCTCGAGTGCGGCCCCGACTCGGCCTGGACGCTCTACTCGGTCGACCTCACGCCCTATGTGGGCAACTCGGTCCGCGTCCAGTTCTACTTCGACACGGGGGACGGCTGGGTCAACAATTACCTCGGATGGGCCATCGACAACGTCGCCATCAGCGGCCCGGCCTACCCGACGCCCGAGCTCGGCTCCCTCGCCCTCGCGGGCGCGGGCGTCGCAGTCGTCGCGGGCGTTGCGCTCGTGAACCGCCGCAAGTAAGGGTAACCCCGGCCGGGAGCGCACATCCCGGCCCTGTCTTTTCTTTCATTCCTTTCGCGACTCGCGTCCGCCGCGTCGCCGGGTCGAACCGCCTTCCCGCCGCGGCCGCGCCCCTTCTCCCGCGACTTCGAGTCGACCTTCATCCCGTTGCTATGCACCCGGGCCCGGCCTTTCGATGCGACGGATCCCATCGTAG
It contains:
- a CDS encoding choice-of-anchor J domain-containing protein, which produces MKLKLLVTLVAASALALVPTAAAATPYSEGFESGAAKLWTLTGLWNVNDCIAASGTYALVYNVHPQCNYDVGYSNGAATTPPIVVQGPSSLNFESYIQTEQWCGAYDVAHVLVSVNDGPYNVVLNNLECGPDSAWTLYSVDLTPYVGNSVRVQFYFDTGDGWVNNYLGWAIDNVAISGPAYPTPELGSLALAGAGVAVVAGVALVNRRK